The following is a genomic window from Canis lupus baileyi chromosome 30, mCanLup2.hap1, whole genome shotgun sequence.
aagagttgaatacttaaccaactgagccacctaggcaaccctgaaaaaattttttaaataaacacttaataCACACTTGGTGTGCTAACAAGGAAAGCACTGTCTAAAACTCTTTTAGTCTTCCTGTATTTTTCTTACCAGACATTGCTCGGGTTAGAAACATTCCTCCTTGTTTATTTAGCAATGACACATCTAGAGTTCCTCCGCCCAAATCTATCACCAAGACGTGAAAGACCTCAGCCTTGTGGAGGCCATAGGCCATAGCTGCCGCTGTGGGTTCATTTATTACCCTCAAGATCTTCAGTCCTGTAAGATTGGTTGGAGGGAAGAACAATTCATCAGAGGACACCATTACCAAAATTCCTTCCCACTCAACCTCATTATCATGTTAGTGTATTTTATGGAACATGACCTCTGCTGAGTAACAATGACTGTAAACATaacaccaaaaataatgaaatgggaaAGATAAAAATTGGTtgtaaaattattccaaaaaattattAGTATAAAAGTCCAGATTCAGTTGAATATGccattattttctgtattaacgtttaattttaaaagcatagccccttctaattttcattattttacctGGGAATATATGAGCAATAAAACTTTAATTATTATGTGCTATAATaaattgtagaaataaaataagcttactatgctcttctttttaaagtgaCTGAAAAAAAGGGGATAACAGaagagattataaaaaaaaatctagataaaaAGTCCTTAAAATTTAAGACCCTCAAATGTAAATCTGAAATATATAGCAAGTCTGATCTTGAAGGTACTGTTAAACAGTGAAAGTTCAAAGATCAGATTTCCTTGCGTAAACTTCCTGCTTTAACCTAAATGCCACATGTCAGGGAccatctctctctcattctctctcctgcAACATACTTCCTCTCTTTATCTAGTAGGCTAACAACGTCACCTCCTTCAGATCTGCTTAAACTTCACTTTCTCAATGAGGCCTGCCTGACCACTCTAAAACCTCTCACTTTCTGAAGACCCCTGGCAATCCTGTAGGAACAGGATTTTTTCTTCCATAGCATGTTATTTTTGATATACATTATATCAAGGTTTTCAAACTGGGGCAATTCTGCTCCtcagggaacatttggcaatgtctgaagacatAAGACAGTCACTACTTGGAGGACAGTGCTGCTAGCACCTAATGAGTAGAAGCTAGGGGTGCTGCTAACTATCCTATAATGCATAGGACAGTTTCCCACAACACAAAATTATCTGGCTCAAGATATCAATAATGCTAAGAGTGGGAAACCCACAATATACTTATCTTATCTTTAATACAGATTTTGTTTCCCTCTAGTAGGATATAAGTTCTGTGGGAACAGagatttatctgttttatttaccaAGGctctcaatatttattgaatggtttTAAAGGAGTTGTCTTCCACCTcagattttcaagaaaatattacatttatctTAACATTAAAGaaagtttatagaaaaaaaattcctccttgCTAACATGCACCCATGTTAGCCTTGTTACATGCCTATCTGACTGGCTGTTGTTATAGTGTGTTCCATTTTACATGCTatagaattttcttaattttttttataagccTATATCAAAATCCATCTAATTTACCCACTTTGGGTTTATTTATGTCCTCCTTTGTTGGTTTGCAAAGTGATACACCTTACTACAGATTTTCAACCTGAGAACATTCTGAGAAATGTACACTCAAGCAAGGGTGATATTACCTGCAAGGTTAGCAGCTTCAATTGTTGAATTTCTCTGTTTTAGATCAAATTCTGCTGGTACAGAAATAACAGCATTGGCAACTGGCATTCCAAGATATTCCTCTGCCATTTCCTTTAACTTCAACAGTAGTCTAGAGCCAACATATTCTGGGGAAACGGTGATGGTCTCATTACTTGTCACAGAAAACTCAACCattccatttttgtttaaaacctGTGAataggatttgaaaaaaaaaaaaaaggtaaaatcaaacatatacacacacatatacttaaaTACATATGTACTGAACTTATTCAATAAAGACTTTATAAGgtcataaaatttatttgtaatctaTCATTTACTAAGATTAGAAGTTATTGAAAGCTATACTTTAAAATCTATAAAGTGAATCTACAAGAACAGCAGAATAATAAAATCCATCACCAAGCACACAAATGGTACACAGAAgattctcaatatatatttgttaaatgaatgaaagaaaaaaaagatgaaatataaggAATAAAAGTTGCTGGATCAGATATTTGACTTAggatcttcttccttttttcatttttttttaaaaattaacttgtttccaaaaataaaagataactgaAAAACTGTTCTGGTACATATTAACAAGAATAATTTTGGTACTTCGCTATGTTTTTATCCAAAAATCACTTACCTTATTATTTCCATGAAAACATGTATTCACTCATTATCCCTGCTAATGTggttatatatttcaaaaactaGATTAATTCTAAAACTATGATCCTACTTTCACCAACAGACTACATTAATATCAACAGAAAAGAGAATCATTCTCCTAAGAAATTGTAAGAATTTTACCCCAGTCATTCTAGACCACAAACTGGGTTTCAATCAAAAAAACTTGACCATTAACAAACCTATctgggaaacagaaaaacaagctACAGATACTATGTAAATAAGGTCCAAAGACACCATACTATCAGACTCCACatgaaacagaaacaacaaaaaaactcagaACACTTAagaaactcaacaacaaaaaaactcaaaataactcTCGGTtgaaaaacagtacagaggttcctaaAAAATTGGAAACCGAACTACTATATGATGCAGCaagtccacttctggatatatactcTTATGTCAAAGAACCACCTGCACTTCACGTTCATAATAGCTGAGCCATGAATACAACCTAAGTATCTATCAATAGATATATGGATTAAGTTGGGATAttcatatacaatggaatgctattcagccttaaaaaagaagacaatcctgtcctttgtgacaacatggatggactctgAGGGTATTACACTAGGCACAGGAAGTCAAACAGGGAAAGACAAACGCTGTATGATCTCTTACACGTAGAATCTAAAACAACCAAACTCAGAGAAAGAGATTAGATAGATTACCACAGGCAGAAGATGATGGGGGAGAGTAGGGGAAATGGATGAAGGTGGTAAAAAGGTACAATCTTCCAGTTATAAGTACTGGGAATGTAATGTCAGCATAATGACTATAATTAATATTGCTGTAGGATATATCTGAAAGTTGTTAAGACAGTAAATTCTAAGAGCTCTCACAGcaaggaaaaaagtatttttccttttttgtatctatatgagattACAGATGTTAACGTATTGTGCTAATCATGTCACAATATATTTAAGTCAAATCATTATCCATACATCATAAACTTATATAGGGCTGTATGTTgattatattccaataaaacttgggggaaaaataaCTCTTGCATCAATAAATAATTGTCTCAAATTCTTAATTTTGCTGAAATATAGagctttatataatttaatcattATTTAAGGAAAACTTATAAATTGATAAAGGACCCTAAGTAAAAGttaataaagaacaaagaaataaacctaAGAAATGCACAgggtaaatttattttctcctttggaaatgcataaaatatttaagaattttgttCAATAAGAGCACTGATACAGCTATCAGTTTCAAAAGCTATTCACTTAGAATTCCTCTTcataatttataagaaaaaccCTCTatggaaaaaacatatttaaaagatatgAGTAGGGGGGTGGTCGAAAAGGTTGATGAGGATTAAAgtgtacacttatcatgatgaaaaaaaacgttttagacaaaaaataaaatatttaaaagaaaaaaaaccccagcaaaaCACAAACCTACAAATAGTCATGTAAAAGCATtaggaaaaaatagaagtggaTAGGAATGGGAAAGGCTACAGTAAGCATGATAAGAGtctataactattttttttttaaatttgagatgaTTTTGccacataaaaatttaatattcttgagaagtaaaaagtaaaaacaaatacataaatcttaaaaaaaaagagtaactagGGATGACACAACACAGGGAAGATTGAACACAGCCTTTTCAATCAACGGTTTGGCAATATAAATCAAAGTATTTAAAGAATACAAGTTCTTCTACTTCTAGAATTCAAGTTTAGGAAATTATCAAGAAGTACACAAAGATATGTACAAGGATATTCACTGAAGCTGCAACATAAGTGGAAAaccatggaaaaaataaaatgtgcactTATCAAGACTAGACAATTGAATAATGGAATAGTCATTCTAAGGAACCATGTCATATTGTTGAATTTCAAACAAATCATAAAAAGGATGCCTactatgatttctttttatgtatacaaatatgtatatctTAACACACCCAGagcatctattcatctatcaagccatccatccgtccgtccgtccatccatccatccatccatccatctatccatccatctgtccatcccaTAGTACATGGGGCTTCATTAGCTTTCTTGCTACAGTGAAACAAAGACCTAAGCAGATATTCTGAGGATAACAGCTCAAGAACATTGTAAGACTCCAAGTCTGTGACAGAGCTGTGGAGCCAATGAATTAACTCATCCTGGAATTGCTGTAGGACTGCTTGTTATCATGTAACTTCCATGCAGACCAAGTAAGTTGAAACAGAATGGTTTGTTACTTGAAGCCAAAACATTAATTGAAACAGTATgctaaactaaaattaaaatagattttagctTAATCACTTACCTTAAATGGGTATCTGCCAATTTCAGCCTCCAGCTCCTCTGGGGTAAAAATCTTGCCTATGAATCTCTTGGCATCATATATTGTGTTCTGAGGATTTGAATCTGCCAACTCTAAGCTTTCATAACCCACATATACATCATTGTCAGTAAAGGACACCATACTGGGTATACTGATGTGCCCATTTTCATCTGGAATGACCTTTACTTTTCCTGTGCCAGGAAAAAACACCCCAACAGAACAGTAGGTGGTGCCAAGGTCAATTCCAATCACTTTAGGAGTAGGCAATGGTAAATACTGTTGTGCCAAATAGCCAGCCAACAGGAGAGTCAAAACAGCTGATCCTGAAATAGAGGCAAGTTAAGAGACAGTCTTATTAAACTAGTACAATATGCTAAATTACAAATATGCTATTgtaatttaaatttagtttttagtcTCAACTCTTTGAGGCGAGAATAACAcactctcaaaatattttcttttatagtaCTAATGATAATACTTCTCTCAGACATCAAGTTTTTCATAATGCAAAATGactatacaattaaaataaaggaacaacaaaaccaaaaacccctgTAGTTGTATGTCTGTGTACTTTACCTATgggagaagaaaaagtaaaaacataataATTGTGTTGATGCTAACAGGAAAAGTCATTCATCTCTAGCAAAGGctagataaatatagatataattcAATGTCTTGATcaattgatatttaaattttattgctttataaACAGCCTTAATTAtcactattaaaaagaaatttcgggatccctgggtggcgcagcggtttggcgcctgcctttggcccagggcgcgatcctggagacccgggatcgaatcccacatcgggctcccggtgcatggagcctgcttctccctctgcctgtgtctctgcctctctctctctctctgtgtgactatcataaataaataaaacttaaaaaaaaaaaacttaaaaaaaaaaaaaaagaaaaagaaacttcagggcagcctggtggcgcagcggtttggcgccgcctgcggcctggggtgtgatcctggagacccgggatccagtcccgcattgggctccctgcatggagcctgcttctctctctgcctctctctctctcagtctctatgaataaataaataaaatctttaaacaaaaaaaaaaaaaaaaaaaaaaaagaaagaaagaaaaaaagaaatttcactgggacgcctgggtggctcagtcatgatcctggagacctgggatcgagtcccacatcgggctccctccgggaagcctgcttctccctctgtctgtctctgcctctctgagtctcatgaataaataaataaaatcttaaaaaaaaaaaagaaaataaataaataaataaaataaaaagaaactccgTTATTAGTATTTCCACACCAAAAACTGTTTGGAGGGCTAAAACTCTTTATTCCCtcatctcctttttcctttcaaaaggaTGCACTGGATAAATTGGCAAAATGATTTTGAAAGTGGTTTAATTATGAAACGGCCACTTTACAACAGAACAGAGTTAACTTTTTCTGTGTTTAAATATGAATTAAGGAAATACTTCTTGCAGAAGTTAACATTTAGAGAAGGAGAACCTAAATGTGTAACCCTAAAGGCAACATAAAGCCCCTTGAAGACaggttttgttcactgttgtatcccTTGCACCAGGAATGGCTCCTAGCAAATAGCAGATGCTCCACAAATACtgattttaaacacacacacatacacacacacacacacacacacacatacaaataaggACAAAAGCTATGCAGATTGTAAACCTAAGTGACTAAGAAAGATATCCCTTCGAATTCACAATTAATCTGTTCTTTGGTTTCAGGAGACTATATGTCTGTAATCTGTAACCACAGGTGTTACATATGACCCCAACGTCAATGTGTAGGAGTCTGTTTTACTAATTGTGAGCTCATCCTCATCAACacataattcaaaaaaaaaaaaaagaaagaaatcatgtgCCAACCCCACTTTCTTCTTGCTCCTACGTGGAAAACTTCagaaacatttcattattttctcgGTCGGGGAGGGCTAATTACTAACCCCGATCGGTAGAAAGAGCATCAGACTATACATCCAAGAGGCCTGGCTCTTCCAAAACGCAGCATCCCAGGAGTCTACAGCTCCGGCCGCCGGCAcagctcctcccccttcctctacAAAGGGGTCCTGGGGATGCACGTTCTTGCAGCCTCTCAAAGGCCGCAATTCAAGCAACGATTCAAAATCGACATTCTTTTGAAAAGAACCTTTCCCGAGGCCCGATGTCCCTGGGATGCAAGCAGAGGGTCGCCGCCCGCGCCGGCCCTACAGGGCCTACCCTGGCCCAGGCCCTTTCTGGACGCGACCCTCAATCCGGCGCCCCGAGAGCCAAAAGCCGCCTCTAAGTCACCCTTCCGGAGTCCTTCTCACTGCGCCAGTTTGATCCAGGAGGTGACAaccacccctgcccacctggccTCCCCAAACTGCTCCAGTGTCCACAACAGCCACAGAGAACCCCTGGTCACTGACCTAAGATCGTCATCTCTCCAGCCATCACAGTCCCGCCGGAGGGGCTTGGGATGACTGTACCAGACGTGAGGTGCCGCCCCCACGCCACCTCCCAGCCCCGAGGCCTGCTGGGTAACGTAGTTCTCTTGCTCCAACGCTGTTCGAGAAGCTACATCTCTGACCAGAGAAGGGACTTCATTTACCGTCAGGTCGCGGGGCTGAGCGCCTCCATTCAACCGCTGCCAGTGACGTCGGAGCCGCCCTCCCACGCCCGGACTACGGAGCCAATGAGGCTGAGGTGGAGGAGAGCCAAGGAGGGAGCCTGGACTTTATAATCAGACCTGAAGCGCCTGGAGCCAAGTTGAGGTAAAAAGACGCGATCTCTTTAGCGCCGCCCCATCGCTCTGCATTCTGGGAAGTGTAGTTCTGGCCTGCTCCTATTCGCGAGAGGGAGAGCGGGGACCGTTAGGTCACTGCTTTTTCTAGCCAGTGTTCCTAACCAGGTCCAGGTTCGAACCTTCGTCTTTCGTTCCTCCTACCTTTTCAGGAATGCTTTCTTTGCCTGGGATCTAGATTCCGGATAGAGCTCCTCTAAACACCGCTCACCCCTCCGGCCTTCCCACAAGAGCCCCTATGGCAGTGAGCACAGAGGAAGGCCAGGGGGACATccctgtgacttcttttttttttttttttttaagattttatttatttattcatgaaagacacagaaagagagaggcagagacacaggcagagggagaagcaggctccatgcagggagcccgacgtgggactcgatcctgggtcaccagggtCAGGCTgtggctgaaggctgcactaaaccactgagccacccgggctgccctccctgtgacttttttttttttatttatgataggcacacagtgagagagagagagaggcagagacacagacagagggagaagcaggctccatgcaccgggagcccgacgtgggattcgatcccgggtctccaggatcgcgccctgggccaaaggcaggcgctaaaccactgcgccacccagggatccctccctg
Proteins encoded in this region:
- the HSPA13 gene encoding heat shock 70 kDa protein 13 → MAGEMTILGSAVLTLLLAGYLAQQYLPLPTPKVIGIDLGTTYCSVGVFFPGTGKVKVIPDENGHISIPSMVSFTDNDVYVGYESLELADSNPQNTIYDAKRFIGKIFTPEELEAEIGRYPFKVLNKNGMVEFSVTSNETITVSPEYVGSRLLLKLKEMAEEYLGMPVANAVISVPAEFDLKQRNSTIEAANLAGLKILRVINEPTAAAMAYGLHKAEVFHVLVIDLGGGTLDVSLLNKQGGMFLTRAMSGNNKLGGQDFNQRLLQYLYKQIYQTYGFLPSRKEEIHRLRQAVEMVKLNLTLHQSAQLSVLLTVEEKDKNEPQSSDTELPKDRFSPSDDHRINSVFGAGLSEKKSGESQVLFETEISRKLFDALNEDLFQKILVPIQQVLKEGHLEKTEIDEVVLVGGSTRIPRIRQVIQEFFGKDPNTSVDPDLAVVTGVAIQAGIDGGSWPLQVSALEIPNKHLQKTNFN